Proteins encoded together in one Labrus mixtus chromosome 18, fLabMix1.1, whole genome shotgun sequence window:
- the insm1b gene encoding insulinoma-associated protein 1b yields the protein MPKGFLVKRNKKSAHVSYRTRTDEDDYQEHPIPAALPSHTDPSPPMFVLSSRHHAATSPDFTAAEAPVPRVEKPAQFGNPEAVCQALYSPTRPISKEHDRGYFERSFNLGSPISAESFPTPASLSGLDHLLYAPVDLKIGTSNSSRSGTTSSLPPPSNRVGTKRPAGDGPERKSKPAPKKPKAIRKLNFEDEMTTSPVLGLKIKEGPVEMKPRAHSSAGEKPLGEFVCQLCKEAYADPFSLAQHKCSRIVRVEYRCPECDKMFSCPANLASHRRWHKPRTTGAPAMSHAQGIKPETAKMPPLGVKSVSDEAKDMSDRDTPSPGLSESGSEDGSFDCQLCGKRFKRQAYLRKHIMGHQTLQKKVLGEHGFQTSDRAAEQPPVSSSFSSSASSSSSSEEASNQSPLNLSPVDCLLCPVCGESFNSRAGQERHLRLMHSSQVYPCKYCPATLYSSPGLTRHINKCHPSENRQVILLQMPVRPAC from the coding sequence ATGCCCAAAGGATTCCTggtaaaaagaaacaagaaatctGCACATGTTTCCTACAGGACTCGGACAGATGAAGATGACTACCAGGAGCATCCCATCCCAGCTGCCTTGCCGAGTCACACGGACCCCTCCCCGCCGATGTTCGTGTTGTCTAGTCGGCACCACGCTGCAACATCACCGGATTTCACAGCAGCCGAGGCGCCGGTGCCACGAGTAGAGAAGCCGGCGCAGTTCGGCAACCCAGAGGCGGTGTGCCAAGCCCTCTACAGCCCCACCCGGCCCATCAGCAAGGAGCACGACAGGGGATATTTTGAGCGAAGTTTCAATCTGGGCTCGCCCATTTCTGCCGAGTCATTCCCCACACCTGCCTCCCTCTCTGGCCTGGACCACCTCCTGTACGCACCGGTCGACCTGAAGATCGGCACCAGCAACAGCAGCCGCAGCGGGACCACCAGCAGCCTCCCGCCTCCGAGCAACAGGGTCGGTACCAAAAGACCCGCAGGAGACGGCCCAGAGCGCAAATCAAAACCCGCGCCCAAGAAACCCAAAGCCATCCGAAAACTCAACTTCGAAGACGAGATGACGACTTCTCCAGTGCTTGGTCTCAAAATCAAAGAGGGGCCGGTGGAGATGAAGCCGAGGGCTCACTCCTCCGCAGGGGAAAAGCCTTTAGGGGAGTTTGTATGTCAGCTGTGCAAAGAGGCGTACGCGGATCCTTTCTCCCTGGCTCAGCACAAGTGCTCTCGAATCGTCAGGGTCGAGTACCGGTGTCCCGAGTGTGACAAGATGTTCAGTTGCCCGGCGAACCTCGCCTCTCACCGCCGCTGGCACAAACCCCGGACCACCGGCGCACCGGCGATGTCCCACGCACAGGGCATCAAACCTGAAACGGCCAAAATGCCTCCTCTAGGCGTCAAGTCAGTCTCTGATGAAGCCAAAGACATGAGTGACAGAGACACCCCGAGTCCAGGTCTGTCCGAGTCGGGCTCTGAAGATGGTTCCTTTGACTGCCAGCTCTGCGGGAAGAGGTTTAAACGACAGGCATACCTAAGAAAACACATCATGGGACATCAGACCCTGCAAAAGAAAGTGCTAGGGGAGCACGGGTTTCAAACCAGCGACCGCGCGGCAGAGCAGCCTCCggtctcatcctccttctcctcctcagcatcatcatcatcatcctcagaGGAAGCCTCGAACCAAAGCCCTCTCAATCTGAGTCCGGTGGACTGCCTGCTGTGCCCGGTGTGCGGAGAGAGTTTCAACAGCAGGGCCGGCCAGGAGAGACACCTGCGCCTCATGCACTCCTCCCAGGTCTACCCGTGCAAATACTGCCCCGCCACCCTCTACAGCTCGCCAGGGCTCACCAGGCACATAAACAAGTGCCACCCCTCGGAGAACCGGCAGGTGATCCTGCTCCAAATGCCGGTGCGCCCCGCCTGCTGA